A window of the Henckelia pumila isolate YLH828 chromosome 3, ASM3356847v2, whole genome shotgun sequence genome harbors these coding sequences:
- the LOC140890112 gene encoding uncharacterized mitochondrial protein AtMg00300-like: MKIVKGALVVMKAEKFDANLYVLLGETHKEAELAAASIGSGEESTVLWHRKLGHMSERGMKILSERKLLPGLTKVNLSFCEHCVTSKQHRLKFGMSTAKSKGILELIHSDIWQAPHEGIKRQFMTA; encoded by the exons atgaagattgtgaaaggcGCGCTTGTGGTTATGAAGGCGGAAAAGTTTGATGCAAATCTGTATGTATTGTTGGGGGAAACACACAAAGAGGCGGAACTAGCTGCTGCATCAATTGGTTCGGGGGAAGAATCAACAGTGTTGTGGCATAGAAAGCTTGGGcatatgtcagaacgaggaatgaagattctctcaGAACGAAAGCTGTTGCCGGGGCTTACAAAAGTGAATCTATccttttgtgagcattgtgttaccaGTAAACAACACAGATTAAAGTTTGGCATGTCTACTGCCAAAAGCAAAGGCATATTGGAGCTAATTCATTCTGATATTTGGCAAGCACCG CATGAGGGCATCAAAAGACAGTTCATGACGGCTTAA